In Bdellovibrionota bacterium, one genomic interval encodes:
- a CDS encoding flagellar motor protein MotB — MKRSNYVQAKKKIRLPRIERDESTTLHEDENAHLWAVSYADFLMALMSFFILFYSADPASKSKIIFNLAKQFDSKGKSDLQTADGKTKGTGGALANAINDKVDDRLPSSLSDSLNKFNVSVDTDHESLIINFADNMYKAGQHEMYKDQIAVLKEILEKIHPFSESVNLYFEGHADNRPMNIHKTNIVVDNFVLSSLRASSALIIARDLGFSEKKLFIQAASSNIRNSRSLSIRIEPHKETL; from the coding sequence ATGAAGAGGTCGAATTACGTGCAAGCTAAAAAGAAGATTCGATTACCGCGAATAGAACGAGACGAGTCTACGACTCTCCATGAGGACGAGAACGCTCACCTTTGGGCCGTTTCTTACGCCGATTTCTTGATGGCGCTCATGAGCTTCTTTATTTTGTTTTACTCGGCAGATCCTGCTTCTAAAAGTAAAATCATCTTTAATCTTGCTAAGCAATTTGATAGCAAAGGCAAAAGCGACTTACAAACCGCTGATGGAAAAACCAAAGGCACGGGCGGTGCCCTAGCCAATGCGATCAATGACAAAGTGGATGACAGGCTTCCTTCGAGTCTTTCGGACTCTTTAAACAAGTTCAATGTGAGCGTAGATACTGATCATGAAAGTTTGATTATCAATTTTGCAGACAACATGTACAAAGCTGGGCAACACGAAATGTACAAAGATCAAATTGCAGTCTTAAAGGAAATTTTAGAAAAAATTCATCCATTCTCAGAAAGTGTTAATCTATACTTTGAAGGTCACGCGGACAACCGTCCCATGAACATACATAAAACAAACATCGTGGTCGACAATTTTGTGCTCTCTTCCCTAAGAGCATCAAGCGCTCTTATTATAGCAAGAGATCTAGGGTTCTCAGAAAAAAAATTATTTATACAAGCAGCTTCATCAAATATTAGAAACTCCAGATCTCTCTCTATCAGGATAGAGCCGCACAAGGAGACACTATGA
- a CDS encoding ABC transporter permease produces the protein MSEALRPKPPLYTKWIFAFTLILLYLPIGMMMVNSFLNNEGFTLEWYEAIFQDNELIESLLRSLIVSFSAGAVASVIGTLGAIALLRSQSILKEYLEFFSTVSLILPELVFALSLLSWFFILKLDLSLFTVIIAHVTFTISFVMLTVGARLSSLDISIEDAARDLGANDLIVLWKVILPLLKPAIVTGFILSFLISFDDFLITFYTNGLGSDTLPIKLYSAMKVGLSPKLSALSTLMFLFTLILTVIFFRTQNVKELIGQKKN, from the coding sequence GTGAGTGAAGCTCTTAGACCAAAACCACCTCTCTACACGAAATGGATTTTCGCTTTCACACTGATCTTACTCTATCTGCCTATTGGTATGATGATGGTGAATTCCTTCCTCAATAATGAGGGATTTACTTTAGAATGGTACGAGGCCATTTTTCAGGATAACGAGTTGATAGAATCACTCCTTCGAAGCTTGATCGTGTCTTTCTCGGCAGGAGCTGTGGCTTCTGTGATTGGAACTTTGGGAGCCATTGCTCTTCTAAGATCTCAATCAATACTTAAAGAATATTTAGAATTTTTCTCTACAGTTTCTCTCATTCTTCCAGAGCTGGTATTTGCTCTTTCTCTGCTATCTTGGTTTTTCATTTTAAAATTGGATTTGAGTTTATTTACTGTGATCATCGCCCATGTGACATTTACAATTTCGTTTGTTATGCTTACGGTGGGCGCAAGACTCAGCAGTTTAGATATTTCCATTGAAGACGCGGCGAGAGACCTTGGAGCCAATGATCTCATCGTACTATGGAAAGTTATCCTTCCCTTATTAAAACCCGCTATTGTCACTGGGTTTATCTTGAGTTTTTTGATATCCTTTGATGACTTTCTCATCACCTTCTATACCAACGGACTTGGCAGCGATACGTTACCTATCAAACTCTACAGTGCAATGAAGGTAGGACTTTCTCCCAAGCTCAGTGCCCTGTCCACATTGATGTTCTTATTCACTCTCATTTTAACAGTGATTTTCTTTAGAACTCAAAATGTAAAAGAATTGATCGGTCAGAAAAAAAACTAA
- a CDS encoding invasin domain 3-containing protein codes for MERIFIASKILIVAIFSLIFTGCGSSSGQIDDLFGSSSAPVLTSIPNQTVAQTTEVIVDINNIQVGLPGNDTGMSYACYYDQTIDDNVDETLPCTSLPNSAISFDTATGILKWTPSTSVIGNYEFKIRGTSSDGTYDEVFTIGSRLLFAGLDAFTNITGLGVTLNWSPNTAATGYQIYKLNTITGQYELLGSIIGGSTSTYNLTGLVPNSPYTLRLKAVDALGYPDGNVVSRSFTTNSLTKFSMIPATATVASGSSQTITAQAYNSNDTPQVVGGLSVTPQIQSGTSTGTFTPVIDNNDGTYTFTFTPVIVGTPVSLEVTSNTTFYLNNTSDITVITGSPSNSLSNINISSSTVVSANSVTVTATIKDSNNNPIVSGSTITFNKAGGTSTGSFSAVTNQGNGVYTTTYTGITSGTAQTISVSVDGTPLTPSTTVQVLPGAPSNAHSTLTISAASISSGASATVTATLKDVNNNPVPSGILVAFNKAGGTSSGSFSAVVNAGNGAYTTTYTGLISGTAQVLSVAADGVTLAPTVTITVVPGAAYLANSNLTVSNPTVISDQFVTLTATLKDSNNNPIDSGITVTFGKTGGTSTGTFGTVTNQGNGVYNIRYTGVVAGTAQTLTVLVNGVDLGASTSVNVVPGAPSSTQSAISVTSGTVVSGATVTATATIRDTNNNPISSGILVTFSKAGGTSTGIFSSVTNQGNGQYAINYEGVASGSAQTIGVIVDGSNLGPTTTITVTPGAPANLLSTFTVSAATVISGSDITLTATIKDANNNPISAGIVVGFDKVGGTSFGNLSAVTNQGNGVYTATYTGITAGTANTLQTTVNGSGFATTQTVQVLVGAPNLANSSLTVAPATLASGAIANISAVIRDVNNNPITSEYAILFDTIGGSSTGTLGTMNNAGNGNFTNTYTGATAGSAQTLRVLADGAPIAGLTRTIQVVPGSVDPTNSTFTISSSTVQSGSTVNLTMNLRDANNNAITSGLTVTFNKTAGVSNGTISGVSNLGSGNYSATYTGTTQGSAQTITLVTNGTAISAMTVSATVTEGPPNQMSIVGPANPLNSIDCNGPYVVTLQDAAGNTTSSLSSFNMSFSSSGSVHTGTLFTDASCTSTLVTLPFGISVTSNSFYYKSYLPQSMSLTLTPSLGTIASQSTTLTNVPVISWIGSAGEFTMSGSGNEMVADDTNGLYNPQDVVADGNYIYAVEATYNRIVKYDVVLNEVVGWIGHVGSTEGISAYDSSASCNNLNPTLGDLTPVWCKGGRSNTVTAALVTGLKYITVDSTYIYVTAGSHRILRFNKDTGAYGGWIGRILASPATGPCASSNGLAAPGWCVGGTSQTGTLDGMLNNPQSIVHYGGYLYVMDYANQRLQRFVASTGAAAGWVGLTNAAPQNWAGQLATCSPIPATNDSTPGWCLSGTTGTAKASDRYNLSTNPVEVAAPNEGFKNAIGLTTDGTYLYVGDSGNVRVVRIDLTSGAFSGYIGSALTRTLPTNIPSPATLASTYTSNWTTNGITYPRDTTNGFGTIRGLTTDGTYLYITDDYHRLMRVQLSDGQNFRWIGRVSVSPTGGYIGCSSTPVSGVTPGWCIGGQASRVGNTNSAFYSPYGMTISGSKIYVADYNNFRIQSFDLADGTAAGWIGTATSQSTKWSRTIASGVLASRAGIDDYANLETSTAYNSVSMNSTHMFETDFASARIKKFNRLTGQMLGYIGIIGTFAPTGPAGCVGFTSGMTPDWCTGGGRTSAGSGIHGYNNPYSVTADSTYIYIANYSNHRVDRVRISDALYQGWIGKINTVPTDGGASCTGANVNDPAPTWCIGGSAINGTTNGMFNAPRVVHYDSPYLYVTDNTARLMRVNPTTGAFDGAIGHITSGSVCTITSNVAQGWCTTAATGGGGSSGYGSINSASGIAANSSYIFVSDTGTHRISRYNKTSGAPAGIIGRIGVLTNLSLTGYCVGQTANKPLQGWCNSGTAGQNLTTGAGSEDGSFNIPRAIWANNTYLYVADSYNHRIVRISATDGSFQGWKGYISGLGSGPTAIAPAACNTAGIGNITPTWCTGGSSGPAKQLGGFDNPVGLYGDTNYLYIKDGRNNRTVTIPIN; via the coding sequence ATGGAACGTATATTCATAGCATCAAAAATTTTAATAGTCGCAATTTTTTCTCTAATATTTACGGGATGTGGCTCTAGCTCAGGACAGATCGATGATTTGTTTGGCTCTAGCAGTGCTCCAGTACTGACCTCTATTCCAAACCAGACAGTAGCTCAAACTACAGAAGTTATTGTTGATATAAATAATATCCAAGTAGGACTTCCAGGTAATGATACCGGCATGAGCTATGCTTGCTACTATGACCAAACAATAGATGATAACGTTGATGAAACATTACCCTGCACTTCACTACCCAATTCAGCAATTTCATTTGATACAGCGACTGGAATTTTAAAATGGACGCCTTCTACATCTGTCATAGGTAACTATGAATTTAAAATTAGAGGTACCAGCTCTGACGGAACATACGATGAAGTATTCACTATCGGCTCAAGACTTCTATTCGCAGGACTTGATGCCTTTACTAATATTACAGGTTTGGGTGTAACTTTAAATTGGTCTCCCAACACTGCTGCCACTGGCTATCAGATATATAAGTTGAATACGATTACAGGACAATACGAATTGTTGGGTTCAATCATTGGTGGATCAACAAGTACCTATAATCTTACAGGCCTCGTCCCAAATTCTCCTTACACTTTAAGATTAAAAGCTGTAGATGCCTTAGGCTATCCAGACGGAAATGTTGTATCAAGATCGTTCACGACAAATAGTTTAACAAAATTTTCTATGATTCCAGCAACTGCGACTGTAGCTTCTGGAAGCTCGCAAACTATTACTGCACAAGCCTACAATTCAAATGATACACCGCAAGTTGTGGGTGGACTTTCTGTTACTCCTCAAATTCAAAGCGGGACAAGCACCGGAACCTTCACCCCAGTTATAGATAACAATGATGGCACTTACACTTTCACATTCACTCCGGTGATTGTGGGAACTCCGGTTTCATTAGAAGTCACATCAAATACGACTTTCTATTTAAATAATACCAGTGACATCACCGTTATCACAGGAAGTCCAAGCAACTCTTTATCTAATATAAATATCAGTTCGAGCACTGTGGTTTCTGCCAATTCCGTAACTGTAACTGCAACTATTAAGGACAGTAATAACAACCCTATCGTTTCTGGTTCAACAATTACGTTCAACAAAGCGGGGGGAACATCTACTGGGTCATTCAGCGCAGTTACAAATCAAGGAAATGGTGTTTACACTACAACTTATACGGGTATTACCTCAGGGACTGCGCAAACAATTTCTGTATCTGTGGATGGAACACCGCTCACTCCCTCAACCACAGTTCAAGTGTTGCCAGGAGCTCCTTCAAATGCTCACTCAACTCTGACAATTAGCGCAGCTAGTATTTCTTCTGGCGCATCAGCAACCGTAACTGCAACATTAAAAGATGTGAACAATAACCCTGTTCCATCAGGAATTTTGGTGGCTTTCAATAAAGCGGGCGGTACAAGTTCAGGTTCATTCAGCGCAGTGGTAAATGCAGGTAACGGCGCTTACACAACGACATACACAGGATTAATTTCTGGTACCGCACAAGTTCTCTCTGTTGCTGCTGATGGTGTAACCCTTGCTCCCACGGTGACAATCACTGTTGTTCCAGGCGCAGCTTACCTTGCAAATTCCAATTTAACTGTAAGCAACCCAACTGTAATTTCTGATCAGTTTGTGACTCTTACTGCAACTCTTAAAGACTCAAACAATAATCCTATTGATTCTGGAATCACAGTGACTTTTGGAAAAACCGGAGGAACAAGCACAGGTACTTTCGGAACTGTAACGAATCAAGGTAACGGCGTTTACAATATAAGATACACAGGTGTTGTTGCCGGGACTGCGCAAACTCTTACCGTTCTCGTGAATGGCGTTGATCTAGGTGCATCGACTTCTGTAAATGTTGTACCTGGCGCTCCTTCTTCAACACAATCTGCAATCTCCGTAACTTCTGGAACAGTTGTCTCTGGAGCTACTGTTACCGCGACAGCAACAATCCGCGATACCAACAATAACCCAATCAGTTCTGGAATTTTGGTTACCTTCTCAAAGGCTGGGGGCACAAGCACAGGTATCTTTAGCTCTGTGACCAATCAAGGTAATGGTCAATACGCAATCAACTATGAAGGCGTTGCCTCTGGAAGCGCGCAAACAATTGGAGTGATTGTTGACGGTAGTAACCTAGGTCCTACAACTACAATCACCGTAACTCCGGGCGCACCTGCGAATTTACTGTCTACATTTACAGTTTCAGCTGCGACAGTAATCTCCGGCTCTGACATTACACTGACTGCAACTATTAAAGATGCGAACAACAATCCGATCAGCGCAGGAATTGTTGTGGGCTTTGATAAAGTTGGCGGTACATCCTTCGGTAACTTGAGCGCTGTTACAAATCAAGGTAATGGTGTTTACACGGCGACGTACACCGGTATCACCGCAGGAACTGCCAACACATTGCAAACCACAGTGAATGGATCTGGTTTTGCGACAACACAAACGGTTCAAGTTTTAGTAGGTGCACCGAACCTCGCAAATTCTTCGCTGACTGTTGCCCCAGCTACTCTCGCATCTGGCGCCATTGCAAATATCAGCGCTGTGATCAGAGATGTGAATAACAACCCTATCACAAGTGAATATGCAATTTTATTTGATACTATTGGCGGATCATCCACTGGCACCCTAGGCACAATGAACAATGCTGGTAATGGTAATTTCACAAATACATACACTGGTGCGACTGCTGGTTCAGCGCAAACTCTGCGCGTGTTGGCTGATGGAGCTCCGATCGCGGGATTAACAAGAACAATCCAAGTTGTTCCAGGATCAGTAGACCCTACCAACTCTACATTTACAATTTCAAGTTCTACAGTTCAATCTGGTTCCACTGTAAATTTAACGATGAATTTACGTGATGCAAATAATAACGCCATCACGAGTGGCTTAACTGTAACGTTCAACAAAACAGCCGGAGTAAGTAACGGTACAATCAGTGGCGTTTCAAATTTAGGTAGTGGCAATTATTCTGCAACCTACACGGGCACTACTCAAGGCTCTGCGCAAACAATTACTCTTGTCACCAATGGAACAGCAATTTCTGCAATGACTGTGAGTGCGACAGTCACTGAAGGCCCGCCAAATCAAATGTCTATTGTCGGGCCCGCAAACCCTCTAAACAGTATCGATTGTAATGGTCCATACGTTGTGACATTGCAAGATGCTGCTGGAAATACAACATCTTCACTTTCTTCTTTCAATATGAGTTTCTCATCATCAGGATCTGTACACACAGGAACTCTGTTTACTGATGCTTCTTGCACTTCAACATTAGTCACTCTTCCATTTGGTATCAGTGTGACAAGCAATAGCTTCTACTATAAATCTTATCTGCCACAATCAATGAGCTTAACTCTGACTCCTTCACTCGGTACGATTGCATCTCAATCTACCACTCTTACTAACGTTCCGGTAATTTCATGGATTGGTTCTGCGGGTGAATTCACTATGAGTGGTAGTGGAAATGAAATGGTTGCCGATGACACGAATGGTTTGTACAATCCACAAGATGTTGTTGCCGATGGAAATTATATCTACGCCGTTGAGGCAACTTACAACAGAATAGTAAAATATGATGTTGTATTGAATGAAGTTGTGGGATGGATTGGTCATGTAGGTTCAACAGAAGGAATTTCTGCTTACGACTCTTCTGCATCTTGCAATAACTTAAACCCAACCCTTGGTGATTTAACTCCTGTGTGGTGCAAAGGTGGTCGTAGTAACACTGTGACGGCTGCACTGGTAACAGGTTTAAAATACATTACCGTGGATTCAACATACATTTATGTCACAGCAGGATCCCATAGAATTTTAAGATTCAACAAAGATACTGGTGCGTATGGAGGTTGGATCGGTCGCATCTTAGCTTCTCCAGCAACGGGTCCATGTGCTTCTTCGAATGGACTTGCTGCTCCTGGATGGTGTGTAGGTGGAACCTCACAAACTGGTACTCTTGATGGAATGCTCAATAACCCACAATCTATTGTTCACTACGGTGGATATTTGTATGTGATGGATTATGCGAACCAACGTTTACAAAGATTTGTAGCCTCAACTGGTGCAGCCGCAGGTTGGGTGGGTCTTACAAACGCAGCTCCACAGAACTGGGCAGGACAACTCGCAACGTGCAGCCCGATTCCTGCAACAAACGATAGTACTCCGGGCTGGTGCTTGAGTGGTACGACAGGAACAGCGAAGGCTTCCGACAGATATAACTTATCTACTAATCCCGTTGAAGTTGCCGCGCCAAATGAAGGATTTAAAAATGCGATTGGTCTTACAACCGACGGAACATACTTGTATGTGGGTGACTCTGGTAACGTGAGAGTTGTAAGGATCGATTTAACTTCAGGAGCATTCTCTGGATACATTGGAAGCGCGCTCACAAGAACTCTTCCTACAAATATACCATCGCCAGCTACTCTTGCTTCGACATACACTTCAAATTGGACAACAAATGGCATTACATACCCTAGAGATACAACAAATGGTTTCGGAACAATCCGCGGCTTAACTACGGATGGGACATATCTTTATATCACTGATGATTATCATAGATTGATGCGCGTACAACTTTCTGACGGACAAAATTTCCGCTGGATTGGTAGAGTTTCAGTCTCACCTACAGGTGGATACATCGGTTGCAGCAGTACGCCAGTGAGCGGGGTCACGCCGGGATGGTGCATAGGTGGTCAAGCAAGTCGAGTTGGCAATACGAACAGTGCCTTCTATAGCCCCTACGGCATGACAATTTCAGGTTCTAAAATTTATGTGGCTGATTACAACAATTTTAGAATTCAATCTTTTGATTTGGCTGACGGTACAGCTGCGGGATGGATTGGCACTGCTACATCACAATCTACAAAATGGTCGCGCACGATTGCTTCAGGTGTATTGGCTTCGCGTGCTGGTATTGACGACTATGCAAACTTAGAAACTAGCACTGCATACAACAGTGTATCCATGAACAGCACTCACATGTTTGAGACCGATTTTGCTTCTGCTAGAATTAAAAAGTTCAATCGCTTAACTGGTCAGATGTTGGGTTATATTGGTATCATTGGTACTTTTGCTCCAACAGGTCCTGCGGGTTGCGTTGGATTCACCTCAGGTATGACTCCAGATTGGTGTACTGGAGGAGGAAGAACTTCGGCCGGCTCTGGTATTCATGGTTACAACAATCCATATTCTGTTACAGCAGATAGCACTTATATTTATATTGCTAATTATTCGAACCATAGAGTGGATCGCGTGAGAATCAGTGATGCTCTCTATCAAGGTTGGATCGGAAAAATCAATACGGTTCCTACCGATGGTGGAGCTTCTTGTACTGGAGCCAACGTCAACGATCCTGCTCCAACTTGGTGTATTGGTGGTTCGGCCATTAACGGCACAACAAACGGAATGTTCAATGCTCCAAGAGTTGTTCACTATGATTCACCATACTTGTACGTGACAGACAACACGGCAAGATTGATGAGAGTTAATCCGACAACAGGTGCCTTTGACGGAGCGATCGGACACATCACTTCAGGCTCTGTCTGTACAATCACTAGCAACGTAGCTCAAGGTTGGTGTACAACTGCGGCAACTGGTGGTGGCGGATCAAGCGGATATGGGTCCATCAACTCTGCGAGTGGTATTGCGGCAAACAGCTCATACATTTTCGTTTCTGATACAGGGACTCATAGAATTTCTAGATACAATAAAACTTCAGGAGCTCCTGCCGGTATCATTGGTAGAATTGGTGTTCTCACAAACTTAAGCTTAACTGGATATTGCGTAGGACAAACTGCAAACAAGCCACTGCAAGGCTGGTGTAACTCCGGAACAGCGGGACAGAATTTAACCACCGGCGCGGGTTCAGAAGATGGCTCGTTCAATATTCCAAGAGCAATTTGGGCGAACAATACTTATTTATATGTAGCTGATTCTTACAATCACAGAATTGTTCGTATCTCTGCTACTGACGGATCATTCCAAGGGTGGAAAGGTTATATTTCAGGATTGGGATCTGGACCGACAGCCATTGCCCCTGCTGCCTGCAATACCGCTGGTATTGGCAATATCACTCCTACATGGTGTACAGGCGGATCATCTGGACCAGCGAAACAACTTGGTGGATTTGATAATCCAGTTGGACTCTATGGAGACACAAATTATCTCTATATTAAAGACGGCAGAAACAATCGTACTGTTACAATCCCCATCAACTAA
- a CDS encoding FKBP-type peptidyl-prolyl cis-trans isomerase yields the protein MNFSLKNKIKNRTINTLVLVLFMVGVSSCTKKLDTDGKKASYAIGQQIGKNLKQQFPDFDADALAAAIKDAQKDKNQMTDKDMQDAMMKMQMAAMEKQKVDAEKNSKAAQEFLEKNKTVEGVKVTPSGLQYIIEKPGTGKSPKADDAVKCDYKGTLVDGTVFDSSYERGEPVDFPLKGVIPGWTEGLQLLKAGGKMKLFVPPELGYGNQGRPKIPPGSVLIFEIELIEILKK from the coding sequence ATGAATTTCTCATTAAAAAATAAAATAAAAAATAGAACAATAAACACTTTGGTCTTGGTTCTATTTATGGTCGGTGTTTCATCTTGTACAAAAAAACTAGACACAGATGGAAAGAAGGCTAGCTATGCTATAGGCCAACAAATTGGAAAAAATTTGAAACAACAATTTCCAGACTTCGATGCGGATGCACTTGCAGCAGCAATAAAAGACGCACAAAAAGATAAAAACCAAATGACAGATAAAGATATGCAAGATGCCATGATGAAAATGCAAATGGCTGCAATGGAAAAACAAAAAGTGGACGCTGAGAAGAACTCAAAAGCGGCACAAGAATTCCTCGAAAAAAACAAAACAGTTGAAGGAGTGAAAGTAACACCAAGCGGACTTCAATATATCATTGAAAAACCAGGAACGGGAAAGTCTCCAAAAGCTGACGACGCAGTAAAATGTGATTACAAAGGAACTTTGGTTGATGGAACAGTATTTGATTCATCTTACGAAAGAGGCGAGCCTGTGGACTTCCCACTCAAAGGCGTAATTCCAGGTTGGACAGAAGGTCTTCAGTTGTTAAAAGCTGGTGGTAAAATGAAATTATTCGTTCCACCAGAATTGGGTTATGGCAATCAAGGCCGTCCAAAGATCCCACCAGGATCAGTTCTAATTTTCGAAATCGAACTTATCGAAATTCTAAAGAAATAG
- a CDS encoding ABC transporter permease — MKKLVYPAFIWFLLFLIIPLFIVLFVSFLSRSEYGSIQYIFQIDNYARVFQFVYLKIFAASLKLAFLTSFLCLMIGFPIAWVIATSKAQYRPALIMSLAIPFLTNLIIRIYATRLFVGIDGPVQGLMRSLGIPFDEFAFTQNEVLVLYGMVTTYLPFMIFPLYAAFEKFNFSLVEAALDLGASPTRILFKVLLPNMKVAIVNGFILVFIPCLGEFVIPDLLGGAKNMLVGNLITEQFLKARDWPFGAALSMVLILILILMPILLKKVFLRRVPSE, encoded by the coding sequence ATGAAAAAATTAGTCTATCCTGCATTCATATGGTTTTTACTGTTTCTTATCATTCCTCTCTTTATAGTTTTATTTGTAAGTTTTTTATCTCGCAGTGAATACGGAAGCATTCAGTATATCTTTCAAATCGACAATTACGCGAGAGTCTTTCAATTTGTTTATTTAAAAATTTTTGCGGCCTCTTTAAAACTTGCCTTTCTCACTTCTTTTCTTTGTTTGATGATTGGCTTTCCCATTGCTTGGGTGATCGCCACATCGAAGGCCCAATATAGGCCGGCGCTCATTATGTCTCTAGCCATTCCGTTTCTAACAAATTTGATCATTAGAATTTATGCTACTAGATTATTTGTGGGAATCGACGGCCCCGTGCAAGGTCTAATGAGATCCTTAGGTATTCCTTTTGATGAATTTGCCTTCACACAAAACGAAGTGCTCGTGCTTTACGGTATGGTGACGACATATTTGCCATTTATGATTTTCCCTCTCTATGCGGCCTTTGAAAAATTCAACTTTTCTCTTGTAGAAGCGGCGCTGGATCTAGGAGCCTCTCCAACAAGAATTTTATTTAAAGTACTACTTCCCAATATGAAAGTTGCCATCGTAAATGGTTTTATTTTAGTTTTTATTCCTTGCTTAGGGGAGTTCGTTATTCCTGATCTTTTGGGCGGAGCCAAAAATATGCTCGTAGGAAACCTCATCACCGAACAATTTCTAAAAGCACGAGATTGGCCATTCGGCGCTGCACTTTCTATGGTTTTGATTTTGATTTTAATCTTGATGCCAATTTTACTTAAAAAAGTTTTCTTAAGGAGGGTGCCTAGTGAGTGA
- a CDS encoding MotA/TolQ/ExbB proton channel family protein, translating to MSSLPIGIFLTFFVFLFSMGLDTIGTYFNLHSVLIVGGGTIGILFFATPQAVLKNLFYELKTLGAKPLTMQDTKSEIEALTKNKEATFTSKDDLVSYAQLLWSQGVAQDLFVVLISQKKKEIEQRSVDAIQALKNLAKYPPSLGMAGTVMGIVTLFQALDGAKDKIGPGLAMAMTATFFGLIIANAIIMPISDRLQVKHMASTRYLQSIYQILLLINQDEAAELINEEVELRAS from the coding sequence ATGAGCAGTTTACCAATTGGTATTTTCTTAACATTCTTTGTATTTTTATTCTCAATGGGTTTAGACACTATTGGAACTTACTTCAACCTCCACTCTGTCTTGATCGTTGGTGGTGGTACCATAGGAATTTTATTCTTCGCTACCCCACAAGCTGTTTTAAAAAATCTTTTCTATGAATTAAAAACTCTAGGCGCCAAGCCTTTGACAATGCAAGATACCAAAAGCGAAATCGAAGCGTTGACTAAAAATAAAGAAGCCACCTTCACCTCAAAAGACGACCTGGTGTCTTACGCGCAATTGCTTTGGTCGCAAGGTGTTGCGCAAGATCTTTTTGTAGTCTTAATCTCACAAAAGAAAAAAGAAATTGAGCAACGCTCAGTCGATGCAATTCAAGCCCTAAAAAACTTAGCCAAATACCCACCCTCTCTCGGAATGGCAGGTACTGTGATGGGTATTGTGACCCTCTTCCAAGCTTTGGATGGAGCAAAAGACAAAATTGGTCCAGGACTTGCGATGGCGATGACAGCAACGTTCTTTGGTTTGATTATCGCCAACGCGATCATCATGCCTATCTCTGATAGATTGCAAGTGAAGCACATGGCTTCAACTCGTTACTTACAAAGTATTTATCAAATTTTACTTTTGATTAATCAAGATGAAGCGGCAGAACTCATTAATGAAGAGGTCGAATTACGTGCAAGCTAA